A part of Aegilops tauschii subsp. strangulata cultivar AL8/78 chromosome 2, Aet v6.0, whole genome shotgun sequence genomic DNA contains:
- the LOC109747455 gene encoding uncharacterized protein — MVKMIGNEPSSELEWDEPLGRVPIFSYGSGHMLNDITSSCWFTYLLVFLTDVGLSPSDAAIVMLSGQLADGFTTIFVGELIDRFGHFKLWHAGGSILVAISFSSVFGSCLPCKLTGTNSSTLETVGYSIFASIFNVGWAVTQVAHMSMVNCMTSNPTSRVALVSCRNAFTMVANLSLYGIALLIFTLMHSVSVLVQYRWIAYTAISIGCCFVVAFLIGTKEPGLNQPSQDKSLSRISWAHWFKKVLYYQVALVYMCTRLVTNVSQAFLAFYVINDLGMHQSSKALVPAIIYVCSLVVSVMLQETRWSGWRLKNYFSAGAMIWILSGIGIVLLPSRMHNFMYVLSITIGAANALMTVTSISMEGVLVGEDLNGCAFVYGSLSFIDKVSCGIALYILESYQGSTKISENQELAYGYSVTRLGLGLVPAVFSLLSAIVAHTMDLPEARRRPLVEPLLA; from the exons ATGGTTAAAATGATTGGTAACGAGCCATCAAGTGAATTAGAATGGGATGAGCCATTAGGAAGAGTGCCAATCTTTTCCTATGGCTCTGGGCATATGCTAAATGATATCACATCATCTTGTTGGTTTACATATTTGTTGGTATTCTTGACGGACGTCGGGCTTAGTCCAAG TGATGCTGCTATTGTCATGCTTTCCGGTCAGTTGGCGGATGGCTTCACAACAATCTTTGTTGGTGAACTG ATTGATCGTTTTGGACATTTCAAACTGTGGCATGCAGGAGGATCTATTCTAGTAGCAATTTCCTTCTCATCTGTTTTTGGTAGCTGTTTGCCTTGCAAACTCACGGGGACTAATTCGTCTACTCTGGAGACTGTTGGATACAGCATATTTGCCTCTATTTTCAATGTTGGTTGGGCAGTTACCCAAGTCGCTCACAT GTCAATGGTGAACTGCATGACGTCAAACCCAACAAGTCGGGTTGCACTAGTGAGCTGCCGCAATGCCTTCACCATG GTCGCAAATCTTAGCTTGTATGGCATTGCCTTGTTGATATTTACTCTAATGCACTCAGTGAGTGTATTAGTTCAG TATCGTTGGATTGCTTATACGGCCATTTCCATCGGATGTTGTTTTGTTGTTGCGTTCTTGATTGGAACAAAAGAGCCAGG GTTAAATCAACCTTCTCAGGATAAGAGCCTGTCCAGAATTTCATGGGCCCACTGGTTCAAGAAAGTATTGTACTACCAAGTTGCTCTAGTCTACATGTGCACTAGATTGGTAACCAATGTTTCACAG GCATTTCTTGCTTTCTATGTGATAAATGATTTGGGAATGCACCAATCTTCCAAAGCGCTG GTACCTGCTATTATCTATGTATGCAGCTTGGTAGTATCTGTCATGTTACAG GAGACTAGATGGTCGGGTTGGCGTTTAAAAAACTACTTCTCAGCTGGAGCAATGATTTGGATATTGTCCGGTATTGGGATTGTTCTTTTACCAAGCAGAATGCACAACTTCATGTATGTGCTGTCAATTACAATAGGAGCGGCCAATGCACTTATGACA GTCACAAGTATCAGCATGGAAGGTGTTTTAGTAGGAGAAGATCTAAATGGTTGTGCTTTTGTGTACGGCTCTTTAAGTTTTATTGACAAAGTGTCATGTGGCATAGCGTTGTATATCCTCGAGTCCTATCAAG GAAGCACCAAGATCAGTGAGAACCAAGAATTGGCATATGGCTATTCCGTTACGAGACTCGGTTTGGGGCTAGTTCCAGCCGTCTTCTCGCTGCTTTCAGCCATAGTAGCTCATACCATGGACCTCCCTGAAGCTCGACGGAGACCTCTAGTGGAGCCTCTTCTTGCCTAA